The genomic segment CCCCATGTCTTCCCGGAAGGCACTCTGGAAAGCCGCATTGACCCGAGCAACCGTCCCAGCGAAGCCTGGATCAAGGAGAGCTGGGAGCGTATCAAGGCGGAGGAGCGGGCCGAGAAACCTGTTGTTGAGTCGTCGGTCAGCCGCCTGGATGGCATTGCACGAACCCTGCCGGCCATGGCCCGTGCCGAAAAATTGCAGCGCCGGGCTTCGCGCCATGGCTTTGACTGGCCTGAGGTTGGCCCGGTCTTCGACAAGCTTCACGAGGAGATCGATGAGCTGAAAGACGCATGGCAGGCCGCCCAGAATGGTAGTGGCGACCAGGATGCGGTCGAGGATGAACTGGGTGATCTGCTGTTCGTGTGCGTGAATTTGGCACGATTCATGAAGGTGGATCCTGAGCAGGCCCTGAACCGAACGAACCGCAAATTCGACGCACGTTTTCGGGCGATCGAAGCGGTGCTGGAACGTGAGGGGCGTGATCTGGATGAGGAGTCCCTTGAAGCGCTGGATGCCATATGGCAGAAGGTCAAGGGGGTTGAAAACCGTTAACGGTCAGTGCCTCGGAACAGTAGCCGATAAGTACAATCCGTTACCAATTTTCAGTCACTGAAATGTCATTCTTCGTCTACACTTCTAGTGCGGCTTGCACCATATCGGTGCGCTGTACCGTCAGATAAGATGCAGGGGTGAAGGCACCATGAAAATCAAAGATCTGGTCAAGCATTGGGACAAGCACGGTCGTGGTCG from the Marinobacter sp. LQ44 genome contains:
- the mazG gene encoding nucleoside triphosphate pyrophosphohydrolase, whose translation is MSYSIDDLKTLMARLREPDTGCPWDTRQTFASIVPHTIEEAYEVADAIEQADYPHLKDELGDLLFQVIFYAQMGREEGHFDFDSIVDHLVRKLIRRHPHVFPEGTLESRIDPSNRPSEAWIKESWERIKAEERAEKPVVESSVSRLDGIARTLPAMARAEKLQRRASRHGFDWPEVGPVFDKLHEEIDELKDAWQAAQNGSGDQDAVEDELGDLLFVCVNLARFMKVDPEQALNRTNRKFDARFRAIEAVLEREGRDLDEESLEALDAIWQKVKGVENR